A DNA window from Vigna angularis cultivar LongXiaoDou No.4 chromosome 1, ASM1680809v1, whole genome shotgun sequence contains the following coding sequences:
- the LOC108321450 gene encoding paired amphipathic helix protein Sin3-like 4 isoform X1, with protein MKRSRDDAYMSPQHKRPMVSSRGEPSGQPQMMSGGGQRLTTNDALAYLKAVKDMFQDKREKYDDFLEVMKDFKAQRIDTTGVIARVKELFKGHKDLILGFNTFLPKGYEITLPLEDEQPPQKKPVEFAEAISFVGKIKTRFQSNDSVYKSFLDILNMYRKETKSITEVYEEVAALFQDHADLLEEFTHFLPDTSGTAFNHYASTRNPLLRDRSSAMPTLRQMHVEKRERNIGSQGDHDFCADHLDPEHDRGLIKADKDQRRRGEKEKESREEKDRRQRERDDRDYDHDGSRENLSYKRKSACRAEDSGIELMHDTDENFGMHPVSYACDDKSSLKSMYSPVIGYLDKVKEKLQSPEDYQEFLKCLNIYCKEIIARHELQSLVGNLLGNHADLMEGFDEFLTQCEKNEGFLASLLKKKSFWHEGHGPKPMKVEDKDRDRDDGMKERDRRERDKSNATANKDGSAPKMSLYASKDKYSGKPISELDLSNCEQCTPSYRLLPKNYLIPPASQRTELGAEVLNDYWVSVTSGSEDYSFKHMRKNQYEESLFRCEDDRFELDMLLESVNVATKRVEELLEKINANIIKGDSPIRIEEHLTALNLRCIERLYGDHGLDVMDVLKKNASLALPVILTRLKQKQDEWARCRADFNKVWAEIYAKNYHKSLDHRSFYFKQQDTKSLSTKVLLAEIKEISEKKRKEDDVLLAIAAGNRQPIIPHLEFAYPDPEIHEDLYQLIKYSCGEMCTTEQLDKAMKIWTTFLEPVFGVPSRSQGPEDTEDVVKDRNKSAKSSTEVVAGDGSPVMNPKNLNINRNGDENFPFEQSHSCKQWQPSGHAKGKKDNHLDSDSFAQKTEALGSNMQQGKMNINASIPDEISRANKQDHSTERLVNADVSLSSGGEQNNRSTNVDNATGLAATPSRPGNISSVGVGLASLEGADSARPVTSTNVAIIEESKVHRHQEESVGHFRCEREEGELSPNGDFEEDNFAVYGHTSSEAVHKGNDSNISQPYQNRHGEVVRGEAGGENDADDEGEESPHRSLEDSENASENGDISGTESADGEECSREHEEDGGHDHDDKAESEGEAEGMADANDVEGDCASLPYSERFLVNVKPLAKYVPPTLHEKERIGRVFYGNDSFYVLFRLHQTLYERIRSAKVNSSSSERKWRASNDTDSTDQYGRFLNALYNLLDGSSDSTKFEDDCRAIIGTQSYVLFTLDKLIYKLVKQLQAVAADEMDSKLLQLYAYEKSRKPGRFVDLVCHENARVLLHDENIYRIECSPSPTQLSIQLMDYGFDKPEVTTVSMDPNFSAYLHNDFLSIVPDKKEKSGIYLKRNKRKNGSGDEFSSQTMDGLQIVNGLECKIACNSSKTLKTFYIKQEKKGGPCIRAVHALNNQSPQFLQAENNEFANYFQIDYDSFSARDVFLVMHQWQAEVPNGNWMLFQKFILLAFSASFNQTRQYRKETRYEDCSIL; from the exons ATGAAGAGGTCAAGGGATGATGCTTATATGAGTCCACAACATAAACGGCCTATGGTGTCTTCTAGAGGAGAACC CTCGGGGCAACCACAGATGATGAGTGGTGGTGGTCAGAGACTAACCACAAATGATGCCTTGGCATATCTCAAGGCTGTAAAGGATATGTTTCAAGATAAGAGGGAAAAGTATGATGACTTTCTGGAAGTCATGAAGGATTTCAAGGCTCAAAG aattgaTACAACTGGTGTCATAGCAAGAGTGAAGGAGCTGTTTAAAGGGCACAAAGATCTAATTTTGGGATTTAACACCTTCTTACCAAAGGGATATGAAATTACACTTCCATTGGAGGATGAACAACCTCCCCAAAAGAAGCCTGTTGAGTTTGCAGAAGCCATAAGTTTTGTGGGCAAGATTAAG ACTCGCTTTCAAAGCAATGACAGTGTTTATAAGTCATTTCTAGACATATTAAATATGTACAGAAAGGAAACTAAGTCCATCACTGAGGTTTATGAGGAG GTTGCTGCACTTTTCCAGGACCATGCAGACCTTCTTGAGGAGTTTACGCATTTTCTTCCTGATACTTCAGGAACAGCCTTTAATCACTATGCTTCTACTCGAAATCCTCTGCTTCGTGATAGGAGCTCTGCAATGCCAACACTGAGGCAAATGCATGTTGAAAAG AGAGAGAGGAACATTGGTTCACAAGGTGATCATGACTTCTGTGCTGATCATCTTGATCCAGAACATGACAGAGGTTTAATCAAGGCTGATAAGGATCAGAGGAGGCGTGGTGAGAAGGAAAAGGAAAGTAGAGAAGAGAAAGACAGGAGACAGCGGGAAAGGGATGACAGAGATTATGATCATGATGGTAGTAGGGAAAATTTATCTTACAAGCGGAAATCTGCTTGTAGGGCTGAAGATTCTGGCATTGAACTGATGCATGATACTGATGAAAATTTTGGCATGCACCCTGTCTCATATGCTTGTGACGATAAAAGTTCTTTGAAAA GTATGTATAGTCCAGTGATTGGTTACCTTGACAAAGTGAAGGAGAAATTACAAAGTCCCGAGGATTACCAGGAATTTTTGAAGTGCCTAAACATCTACTGCAAGGAAATAATTGCCCGTCATGAATTGCAATCATTG GTGGGCAATTTGCTGGGAAATCATGCAGACCTTATGGAGGGATTTGATGAATTTTTGACTCAATGTGAAAAGAATG AAGGATTCCTTGCTAGTCTTCTGAAAAAAA AATCCTTTTGGCATGAAGGACATGGACCGAAACCAATGAAGGTAGAGGATAAGGACCGTGATAGGGATGATGGGATGAAAGAAAGGGATCGTCGAGAAAGGGACAAATCCAATGCAACTGCTAACAAGGATGGTTCTGCTCCTAAGATGTCTTTATATGCCAGCAAAGATAAGTATTCAGGAAAGCCTATAAGTGAACTGGATCTTTCCAACTGTGAACAATGCACTCCTAGTTATCGCCTTCTTCCTAAAAAT TACCTAATACCGCCAGCCAGCCAGAGAACAGAGCTTGGTGCAGAGGTGTTGAATGATTACTGGGTGTCTGTTACTTCCGGTAGTGAGGACTATTCCTTTAAACATATGCGCAAAAATCAGTATGAGGAGAGTTTGTTTAGATGTGAAGATGACAG GTTTGAACTTGACATGTTGTTAGAGTCTGTAAATGTGGCAACTAAGCGCGTTGAGGAACTTTTAGAAAAGATTAATGCTAATATAATTAAAGGAGACAGTCCAATTCGTATTGAGGAGCACTTGACAG CTCTAAATCTTAGATGCATAGAAAGACTATATGGTGATCACGGGCTTGATGTAATGGATGTGCTAAAGAAGAATGCATCTTTAGCTTTGCCAGTCATATTAACCCGCTTGAAGCAGAAACAGGATGAGTGGGCAAGGTGTCGTGCTGATTTTAATAAAGTTTGGGCTGAAATATATGCAAAGAACTACCACAAATCACTTGATCATCGTAGTTTTTACTTTAAGCAGCAGGATACTAAAAGCTTGAGCACTAAAG TCTTACTGGCTGAAATCAAAGAAATTagtgagaagaaaagaaaagaggacGACGTTCTTCTTGCAATTGCTGCTGGAAACAGACAGCCAATTATTCCTCACTTGGAATTTGCATATCCTGATCCAGAGATCCATGAAGATCTGTATCAACTCATAAAATATTCTTGTGGAGAAATGTGTACAACTGAACAGTTAGATAAAGCTATGAAGATTTGGACAACATTTTTAGAACCTGTGTTTGGAGTTCCGTCTCGATCCCAAGGTCCAGAGGATACAGAAGATGTTGTCAAGGATAGGAATAAGTCTGCCAAAAGTAGCACTGAAGTTGTTGCCGGTGATGGTAGTCCTGTAATGAATCCTAagaatttaaacataaatagaAATGGGGATGAAAACTTTCCATTTGAGCAATCTCATTCCTGCAAACAATGGCAACCAAGTGGACATGCTAAGGGTAAAAAGGATAATCATCTTGATTCGGACAGCTTTGCACAAAAAACTGAAGCCTTAGGGAGTAATATGCAGCAgggtaaaatgaatataaatgcaTCTATACCTGATGAAATATCAAGAGCCAATAAGCAAGATCATTCCACTGAACGGTTGGTGAATGCTGATGTCTCACTATCCTCGGGTGGGGAACAAAATAATAGAAGTACAAATGTGGATAACGCAACAG GACTTGCTGCTACTCCATCAAGACCTGGTAATATATCTTCCGTAGGAGTTGGTTTAGCTTCATTAGAG GGTGCTGACTCTGCACGACCAGTTACATCAACAAATGTGGCCATCATTGAGGAATCTAAAGTTCACAGACATCAGGAAGAATCTGTGGGACACTTCAGATGTGAAAGAGAAGAGGGTGAGTTATCACCTAATGGAGACTTTGAAGAGGACAATTTTGCAGTTTATGGACATACTAGTTCGGAGGCAGTTCATAAAGGAAACGATAGTAACATTTCCCAACCATACCAAAACAGACATGGGGAAGTAGTTCGTGGTGAAGCAGGAGGAGAAAatgatgctgatgatgaaggagaagaaagtCCCCATAGATCATTAGAGGATAGTGAAAATGCTTCAGAAAATGGAGATATTTCTGGCACAGAGTCTGCTGATGGTGAGGAGTGTTCTCGAGAACATGAGGAGGACGGCGGTCATGATCATGATGACAAGGCTGAGAGTGAAGGTGAGGCAGAAGGAATGGCTGATGCCAATGATGTTGAAGGGGATTGTGCCTCATTGCCATATTCAGAACGCTTTCTTGTCAATGTAAAGCCTCTGGCAAAATATGTTCCTCCGACGTTGCATGAGAAAGAAAGGATTGGTCGAGTCTTTTATGGAAATGATTCCTTTTATGTCCTATTTAGACTCCATCAG ACATTGTATGAGAGGATACGGTCTGCAAAGGTTAACTCATCGTCTTCTGAAAGGAAGTGGAGGGCTTCAAATGATACAGACTCTACTGATCAATATGGCAG GTTTTTAAACGCCCTCTACAATTTACTAGATGGTTCTTCTGATAGTACAAAATTTGAGGATGACTGTCGAGCTATTATTGGAACTCAATCATATGTCTTATTCACATTAGATAAGTTGATATATAAACTTGTTAAACAG CTTCAAGCTGTTGCCGCTGATGAGATGGATAGCAAGCTGCTTCAATTATATGCATACGAAAAATCAAGAAAACCTGGAAGATTTGTTGATTTAGTTTGTCATGAAAATGCTCGTGTTCTTCTTCATGATGAGAACATATATCGTATTGAATGT TCACCTTCACCTACCCAATTGTCTATTCAACTGATGGACTATGGATTTGATAAACCTGAAGTGACTACTGTATCAATGGACCCTAATTTTTCGGCCTATCTGCACAATGACTTCCTATCTATTGTCCCAGACAAAAAGGAGAAGTCTGGAATTTACCTGAAGAG GAATAAGCGCAAGAATGGCAGTGGTGATGAATTTTCAAGCCAGACCATGGATGGACTACAAATTGTCAATGGACTGGAGTGTAAGATAGCTTGCAATTCGTCTAAG ACACTGAAGACCTTTTAtatcaaacaagaaaaaaaaggaggTCCTTGCATCAGAGCAGTTCATGCCTTGAACAATCAAAGTCCTCAATTTCTTCAAGCAGAGAACAACGAGTTtgcaaattattttcaaattgacTATGATTCATTTTCAGCCCGAGATG TGTTTTTGGTCATGCATCAATGGCAGGCAGAGGTGCCAAATGGAAATTGGATGTTATTTCAGAAATTCATCTTGCTTGCATTCTCTGCATCTTTCAACCAAACAAGGCAATACAGAAAGGAGACGAGGTACGAAGATTGTAGTATACTCTGA
- the LOC108321450 gene encoding paired amphipathic helix protein Sin3-like 4 isoform X2 — MKRSRDDAYMSPQHKRPMVSSRGEPSGQPQMMSGGGQRLTTNDALAYLKAVKDMFQDKREKYDDFLEVMKDFKAQRIDTTGVIARVKELFKGHKDLILGFNTFLPKGYEITLPLEDEQPPQKKPVEFAEAISFVGKIKTRFQSNDSVYKSFLDILNMYRKETKSITEVYEEVAALFQDHADLLEEFTHFLPDTSGTAFNHYASTRNPLLRDRSSAMPTLRQMHVEKRERNIGSQGDHDFCADHLDPEHDRGLIKADKDQRRRGEKEKESREEKDRRQRERDDRDYDHDGSRENLSYKRKSACRAEDSGIELMHDTDENFGMHPVSYACDDKSSLKSMYSPVIGYLDKVKEKLQSPEDYQEFLKCLNIYCKEIIARHELQSLVGNLLGNHADLMEGFDEFLTQCEKNGFLASLLKKKSFWHEGHGPKPMKVEDKDRDRDDGMKERDRRERDKSNATANKDGSAPKMSLYASKDKYSGKPISELDLSNCEQCTPSYRLLPKNYLIPPASQRTELGAEVLNDYWVSVTSGSEDYSFKHMRKNQYEESLFRCEDDRFELDMLLESVNVATKRVEELLEKINANIIKGDSPIRIEEHLTALNLRCIERLYGDHGLDVMDVLKKNASLALPVILTRLKQKQDEWARCRADFNKVWAEIYAKNYHKSLDHRSFYFKQQDTKSLSTKVLLAEIKEISEKKRKEDDVLLAIAAGNRQPIIPHLEFAYPDPEIHEDLYQLIKYSCGEMCTTEQLDKAMKIWTTFLEPVFGVPSRSQGPEDTEDVVKDRNKSAKSSTEVVAGDGSPVMNPKNLNINRNGDENFPFEQSHSCKQWQPSGHAKGKKDNHLDSDSFAQKTEALGSNMQQGKMNINASIPDEISRANKQDHSTERLVNADVSLSSGGEQNNRSTNVDNATGLAATPSRPGNISSVGVGLASLEGADSARPVTSTNVAIIEESKVHRHQEESVGHFRCEREEGELSPNGDFEEDNFAVYGHTSSEAVHKGNDSNISQPYQNRHGEVVRGEAGGENDADDEGEESPHRSLEDSENASENGDISGTESADGEECSREHEEDGGHDHDDKAESEGEAEGMADANDVEGDCASLPYSERFLVNVKPLAKYVPPTLHEKERIGRVFYGNDSFYVLFRLHQTLYERIRSAKVNSSSSERKWRASNDTDSTDQYGRFLNALYNLLDGSSDSTKFEDDCRAIIGTQSYVLFTLDKLIYKLVKQLQAVAADEMDSKLLQLYAYEKSRKPGRFVDLVCHENARVLLHDENIYRIECSPSPTQLSIQLMDYGFDKPEVTTVSMDPNFSAYLHNDFLSIVPDKKEKSGIYLKRNKRKNGSGDEFSSQTMDGLQIVNGLECKIACNSSKTLKTFYIKQEKKGGPCIRAVHALNNQSPQFLQAENNEFANYFQIDYDSFSARDVFLVMHQWQAEVPNGNWMLFQKFILLAFSASFNQTRQYRKETRYEDCSIL, encoded by the exons ATGAAGAGGTCAAGGGATGATGCTTATATGAGTCCACAACATAAACGGCCTATGGTGTCTTCTAGAGGAGAACC CTCGGGGCAACCACAGATGATGAGTGGTGGTGGTCAGAGACTAACCACAAATGATGCCTTGGCATATCTCAAGGCTGTAAAGGATATGTTTCAAGATAAGAGGGAAAAGTATGATGACTTTCTGGAAGTCATGAAGGATTTCAAGGCTCAAAG aattgaTACAACTGGTGTCATAGCAAGAGTGAAGGAGCTGTTTAAAGGGCACAAAGATCTAATTTTGGGATTTAACACCTTCTTACCAAAGGGATATGAAATTACACTTCCATTGGAGGATGAACAACCTCCCCAAAAGAAGCCTGTTGAGTTTGCAGAAGCCATAAGTTTTGTGGGCAAGATTAAG ACTCGCTTTCAAAGCAATGACAGTGTTTATAAGTCATTTCTAGACATATTAAATATGTACAGAAAGGAAACTAAGTCCATCACTGAGGTTTATGAGGAG GTTGCTGCACTTTTCCAGGACCATGCAGACCTTCTTGAGGAGTTTACGCATTTTCTTCCTGATACTTCAGGAACAGCCTTTAATCACTATGCTTCTACTCGAAATCCTCTGCTTCGTGATAGGAGCTCTGCAATGCCAACACTGAGGCAAATGCATGTTGAAAAG AGAGAGAGGAACATTGGTTCACAAGGTGATCATGACTTCTGTGCTGATCATCTTGATCCAGAACATGACAGAGGTTTAATCAAGGCTGATAAGGATCAGAGGAGGCGTGGTGAGAAGGAAAAGGAAAGTAGAGAAGAGAAAGACAGGAGACAGCGGGAAAGGGATGACAGAGATTATGATCATGATGGTAGTAGGGAAAATTTATCTTACAAGCGGAAATCTGCTTGTAGGGCTGAAGATTCTGGCATTGAACTGATGCATGATACTGATGAAAATTTTGGCATGCACCCTGTCTCATATGCTTGTGACGATAAAAGTTCTTTGAAAA GTATGTATAGTCCAGTGATTGGTTACCTTGACAAAGTGAAGGAGAAATTACAAAGTCCCGAGGATTACCAGGAATTTTTGAAGTGCCTAAACATCTACTGCAAGGAAATAATTGCCCGTCATGAATTGCAATCATTG GTGGGCAATTTGCTGGGAAATCATGCAGACCTTATGGAGGGATTTGATGAATTTTTGACTCAATGTGAAAAGAATG GATTCCTTGCTAGTCTTCTGAAAAAAA AATCCTTTTGGCATGAAGGACATGGACCGAAACCAATGAAGGTAGAGGATAAGGACCGTGATAGGGATGATGGGATGAAAGAAAGGGATCGTCGAGAAAGGGACAAATCCAATGCAACTGCTAACAAGGATGGTTCTGCTCCTAAGATGTCTTTATATGCCAGCAAAGATAAGTATTCAGGAAAGCCTATAAGTGAACTGGATCTTTCCAACTGTGAACAATGCACTCCTAGTTATCGCCTTCTTCCTAAAAAT TACCTAATACCGCCAGCCAGCCAGAGAACAGAGCTTGGTGCAGAGGTGTTGAATGATTACTGGGTGTCTGTTACTTCCGGTAGTGAGGACTATTCCTTTAAACATATGCGCAAAAATCAGTATGAGGAGAGTTTGTTTAGATGTGAAGATGACAG GTTTGAACTTGACATGTTGTTAGAGTCTGTAAATGTGGCAACTAAGCGCGTTGAGGAACTTTTAGAAAAGATTAATGCTAATATAATTAAAGGAGACAGTCCAATTCGTATTGAGGAGCACTTGACAG CTCTAAATCTTAGATGCATAGAAAGACTATATGGTGATCACGGGCTTGATGTAATGGATGTGCTAAAGAAGAATGCATCTTTAGCTTTGCCAGTCATATTAACCCGCTTGAAGCAGAAACAGGATGAGTGGGCAAGGTGTCGTGCTGATTTTAATAAAGTTTGGGCTGAAATATATGCAAAGAACTACCACAAATCACTTGATCATCGTAGTTTTTACTTTAAGCAGCAGGATACTAAAAGCTTGAGCACTAAAG TCTTACTGGCTGAAATCAAAGAAATTagtgagaagaaaagaaaagaggacGACGTTCTTCTTGCAATTGCTGCTGGAAACAGACAGCCAATTATTCCTCACTTGGAATTTGCATATCCTGATCCAGAGATCCATGAAGATCTGTATCAACTCATAAAATATTCTTGTGGAGAAATGTGTACAACTGAACAGTTAGATAAAGCTATGAAGATTTGGACAACATTTTTAGAACCTGTGTTTGGAGTTCCGTCTCGATCCCAAGGTCCAGAGGATACAGAAGATGTTGTCAAGGATAGGAATAAGTCTGCCAAAAGTAGCACTGAAGTTGTTGCCGGTGATGGTAGTCCTGTAATGAATCCTAagaatttaaacataaatagaAATGGGGATGAAAACTTTCCATTTGAGCAATCTCATTCCTGCAAACAATGGCAACCAAGTGGACATGCTAAGGGTAAAAAGGATAATCATCTTGATTCGGACAGCTTTGCACAAAAAACTGAAGCCTTAGGGAGTAATATGCAGCAgggtaaaatgaatataaatgcaTCTATACCTGATGAAATATCAAGAGCCAATAAGCAAGATCATTCCACTGAACGGTTGGTGAATGCTGATGTCTCACTATCCTCGGGTGGGGAACAAAATAATAGAAGTACAAATGTGGATAACGCAACAG GACTTGCTGCTACTCCATCAAGACCTGGTAATATATCTTCCGTAGGAGTTGGTTTAGCTTCATTAGAG GGTGCTGACTCTGCACGACCAGTTACATCAACAAATGTGGCCATCATTGAGGAATCTAAAGTTCACAGACATCAGGAAGAATCTGTGGGACACTTCAGATGTGAAAGAGAAGAGGGTGAGTTATCACCTAATGGAGACTTTGAAGAGGACAATTTTGCAGTTTATGGACATACTAGTTCGGAGGCAGTTCATAAAGGAAACGATAGTAACATTTCCCAACCATACCAAAACAGACATGGGGAAGTAGTTCGTGGTGAAGCAGGAGGAGAAAatgatgctgatgatgaaggagaagaaagtCCCCATAGATCATTAGAGGATAGTGAAAATGCTTCAGAAAATGGAGATATTTCTGGCACAGAGTCTGCTGATGGTGAGGAGTGTTCTCGAGAACATGAGGAGGACGGCGGTCATGATCATGATGACAAGGCTGAGAGTGAAGGTGAGGCAGAAGGAATGGCTGATGCCAATGATGTTGAAGGGGATTGTGCCTCATTGCCATATTCAGAACGCTTTCTTGTCAATGTAAAGCCTCTGGCAAAATATGTTCCTCCGACGTTGCATGAGAAAGAAAGGATTGGTCGAGTCTTTTATGGAAATGATTCCTTTTATGTCCTATTTAGACTCCATCAG ACATTGTATGAGAGGATACGGTCTGCAAAGGTTAACTCATCGTCTTCTGAAAGGAAGTGGAGGGCTTCAAATGATACAGACTCTACTGATCAATATGGCAG GTTTTTAAACGCCCTCTACAATTTACTAGATGGTTCTTCTGATAGTACAAAATTTGAGGATGACTGTCGAGCTATTATTGGAACTCAATCATATGTCTTATTCACATTAGATAAGTTGATATATAAACTTGTTAAACAG CTTCAAGCTGTTGCCGCTGATGAGATGGATAGCAAGCTGCTTCAATTATATGCATACGAAAAATCAAGAAAACCTGGAAGATTTGTTGATTTAGTTTGTCATGAAAATGCTCGTGTTCTTCTTCATGATGAGAACATATATCGTATTGAATGT TCACCTTCACCTACCCAATTGTCTATTCAACTGATGGACTATGGATTTGATAAACCTGAAGTGACTACTGTATCAATGGACCCTAATTTTTCGGCCTATCTGCACAATGACTTCCTATCTATTGTCCCAGACAAAAAGGAGAAGTCTGGAATTTACCTGAAGAG GAATAAGCGCAAGAATGGCAGTGGTGATGAATTTTCAAGCCAGACCATGGATGGACTACAAATTGTCAATGGACTGGAGTGTAAGATAGCTTGCAATTCGTCTAAG ACACTGAAGACCTTTTAtatcaaacaagaaaaaaaaggaggTCCTTGCATCAGAGCAGTTCATGCCTTGAACAATCAAAGTCCTCAATTTCTTCAAGCAGAGAACAACGAGTTtgcaaattattttcaaattgacTATGATTCATTTTCAGCCCGAGATG TGTTTTTGGTCATGCATCAATGGCAGGCAGAGGTGCCAAATGGAAATTGGATGTTATTTCAGAAATTCATCTTGCTTGCATTCTCTGCATCTTTCAACCAAACAAGGCAATACAGAAAGGAGACGAGGTACGAAGATTGTAGTATACTCTGA